In Stenotrophomonas sp. 169, one DNA window encodes the following:
- a CDS encoding BatA domain-containing protein translates to MSLLFPLGLLAVAAWLLPLLIHLARRHPYTPVDFAALRWLRARIRPRQRIRFDDWPLLLVRLLLLAALALLLARPALTGPEPAPAAWTVVAPGLDAAALRSTEDLRNWHWLAPGFPPIGQPAPPGDASLPSLLRELDAQLPTGTALTVYVPDPLPGLDGARLQLSRPVQWRPQPLATRTSQAVPAPPRLRVKSDAPAAAQHWLTALQRAWGAQPLAAPLSADALPEPGETGVWSSADPLPTTWQAWVDQGGSILSRAAHPAGARLLLRDAQGAPLLWEQRSGRGHVLYLPGEWDAGRTLALRDDHLPRQLLQALQPPASPRLGDALDQAPQRASLPPTVPPARELAPWLMLVILLLFALERWMASSARRRRPA, encoded by the coding sequence GTGAGCCTGCTGTTCCCACTCGGCCTGCTGGCGGTCGCGGCCTGGCTGCTGCCGTTGCTGATCCACCTCGCCCGCCGCCATCCCTACACGCCGGTGGATTTTGCCGCACTGCGCTGGCTGCGCGCACGGATTCGCCCGCGCCAACGTATCCGCTTCGATGACTGGCCCCTGCTGCTGGTGCGCCTGTTACTGCTGGCCGCGCTCGCCCTGCTGCTGGCGCGACCGGCGCTGACCGGGCCAGAACCTGCGCCGGCCGCGTGGACCGTCGTTGCGCCCGGACTGGATGCAGCCGCCCTGCGCAGCACGGAAGACCTGCGCAACTGGCACTGGCTGGCGCCCGGATTCCCCCCTATCGGACAGCCAGCGCCGCCAGGCGATGCCTCGCTGCCCAGCCTGCTGCGCGAACTCGACGCCCAACTGCCGACCGGCACAGCCCTGACCGTGTATGTGCCCGACCCCTTGCCCGGCCTCGACGGGGCGCGCCTGCAGCTGTCGCGCCCGGTGCAGTGGCGTCCGCAGCCGCTGGCCACTCGTACATCACAAGCGGTTCCGGCGCCGCCTCGATTGCGCGTCAAAAGCGATGCACCCGCAGCGGCGCAACACTGGCTGACGGCCCTGCAGCGCGCGTGGGGGGCGCAGCCGTTGGCAGCACCGCTATCCGCTGACGCGCTGCCGGAGCCTGGTGAAACCGGGGTATGGAGCAGTGCCGACCCATTGCCCACCACATGGCAGGCCTGGGTGGACCAAGGGGGCAGCATCCTGTCACGTGCCGCGCACCCGGCAGGCGCCCGCCTGCTGCTCCGCGATGCACAGGGCGCGCCGCTGCTGTGGGAGCAGCGCTCGGGTCGCGGACACGTGCTGTATCTGCCCGGGGAATGGGACGCGGGCCGCACCTTGGCGCTGCGCGACGATCACCTTCCACGTCAGCTGCTGCAGGCCTTGCAGCCGCCTGCGTCGCCCCGCCTGGGCGATGCGCTGGACCAGGCGCCACAGCGCGCGTCCCTGCCCCCGACCGTGCCGCCGGCGCGCGAACTTGCCCCCTGGTTGATGCTGGTGATCCTGCTGCTGTTCGCACTGGAGCGCTGGATGGCCAGCAGTGCGCGACGGAGGCGACCCGCATGA
- a CDS encoding DUF58 domain-containing protein — protein sequence MSTGLPLLLPPDLRARLRALRLRPRLASGMSGIGQHASRSRGAGLEFAQYRAYEPGDELRQVDWKLYARSDRFFVRESERESPITVWLLLDATASAGQTDRVDPGRSRLDHMRLLAACVVELALQQGDRFGLLAIDGEGLQLVPAGHGARQRDRVYLQLQALRARGEWPAAERLRPLWERVRPGDLLLCIGDGFDETGVVLLEQLARARRDVVLLQVLTADERDFPFDAGHRFRDPETGEEVRGDGAAIRSDYLQRFAEARTALQSRLQAGGIASATSWLDQPLDQPLQALFGRGITA from the coding sequence TTGAGCACCGGCTTGCCCCTGTTGCTGCCACCGGACCTGCGTGCGCGCCTGCGTGCGCTGCGCCTGCGGCCGCGGCTGGCCAGCGGCATGAGCGGGATCGGACAGCATGCCAGCCGCAGCCGTGGCGCGGGCCTGGAATTCGCGCAGTACCGTGCCTATGAACCCGGCGATGAGCTGCGCCAGGTTGATTGGAAGCTGTACGCGCGCTCGGACCGCTTCTTCGTGCGCGAGTCCGAACGCGAAAGTCCGATCACGGTCTGGTTGCTGCTCGATGCCACGGCCTCGGCCGGCCAGACCGACCGTGTCGATCCCGGCCGCAGCCGCTTGGATCACATGCGCCTGCTGGCCGCGTGCGTGGTCGAGCTGGCGCTGCAGCAAGGCGATCGTTTCGGCCTGCTGGCCATCGACGGTGAGGGCCTGCAACTGGTTCCGGCCGGCCACGGCGCGCGCCAGCGCGATCGCGTTTATCTGCAGCTGCAGGCCCTGCGCGCGCGCGGGGAATGGCCTGCCGCGGAACGGTTGCGGCCGTTGTGGGAACGCGTTCGTCCCGGCGACCTGCTGCTGTGCATCGGCGATGGCTTCGACGAGACCGGTGTCGTGTTGCTGGAGCAGTTGGCGCGTGCGCGCCGCGACGTGGTGCTGTTGCAGGTGCTGACCGCCGACGAACGCGACTTTCCGTTCGACGCCGGACATCGCTTCCGCGACCCGGAGACCGGCGAGGAAGTGCGGGGTGATGGTGCCGCGATCCGCAGCGACTACCTGCAGCGCTTCGCCGAAGCGCGCACTGCCCTGCAGTCCCGCTTGCAGGCAGGGGGCATCGCATCCGCCACCAGTTGGCTCGACCAGCCGCTCGACCAGCCTCTGCAGGCGTTGTTCGGCCGCGGGATCACCGCGTGA
- a CDS encoding MoxR family ATPase — translation MSTPDLDSLLPRLHELRSALAHAVVGQHTVVEQLLIGLLAGGHCLLEGAPGLGKTLLVRSLGHALELQFRRVQFTPDLMPSDILGTELLEEDHGTGHRHFRFQQGPIFTNLLLADELNRTPPKTQAALLEAMQERTVSYAGTTYTLPQPFFVLATQNPIEQAGTYPLPEAQLDRFLLHVLVEYPSEDEERQILEQTTGGATAGVPKVMDAEAVLALQAAVRQVHVSADVLAWITRLVRASRPGDGAPAAINQWVKWGAGPRAGQSLVLAAKARALLQGRFAATREDVLALAAPVMRHRLVLSFAAEAEQKRADDVVAALLQAVPFPG, via the coding sequence ATGAGCACCCCCGACCTCGATTCCCTGCTGCCGCGCCTGCATGAGCTGCGCAGCGCGCTCGCCCACGCCGTGGTCGGCCAGCACACCGTAGTAGAGCAACTGCTGATCGGCCTGCTGGCGGGCGGGCATTGCCTGCTGGAAGGCGCGCCCGGACTGGGCAAGACCCTTCTGGTGCGCTCGCTTGGCCACGCCCTGGAGCTGCAGTTCCGGCGCGTGCAGTTCACCCCTGACCTGATGCCCAGTGACATCCTGGGCACCGAACTGCTGGAAGAAGACCACGGCACCGGCCACCGCCATTTCCGCTTCCAGCAAGGGCCGATCTTCACCAACCTGCTGCTGGCCGACGAGCTCAACCGCACGCCGCCGAAAACCCAGGCCGCCCTGCTGGAAGCCATGCAGGAACGCACCGTCAGCTATGCCGGCACCACGTACACATTGCCGCAGCCCTTCTTCGTGCTGGCCACGCAGAACCCGATTGAACAGGCCGGCACGTATCCCCTGCCAGAGGCACAACTGGACCGTTTCCTGCTGCACGTCCTGGTTGAATATCCCAGCGAAGACGAAGAACGGCAGATCCTGGAACAGACCACTGGCGGCGCCACCGCCGGCGTACCGAAGGTGATGGATGCCGAGGCAGTGCTCGCCCTGCAGGCGGCCGTGCGGCAGGTGCATGTCAGCGCCGACGTGCTTGCCTGGATCACCCGCCTGGTGCGCGCAAGCCGACCGGGCGATGGTGCGCCGGCCGCCATCAACCAGTGGGTGAAATGGGGTGCGGGACCGCGCGCTGGGCAATCGCTGGTACTGGCCGCGAAAGCGCGCGCCCTGTTGCAGGGGCGCTTTGCCGCCACCCGCGAAGACGTACTCGCACTGGCTGCGCCGGTGATGCGACATCGGCTGGTGCTGTCCTTCGCCGCCGAGGCCGAGCAGAAGCGTGCCGACGACGTGGTCGCCGCGCTGCTGCAGGCCGTTCCATTCCCCGGTTGA
- a CDS encoding DUF4159 domain-containing protein: protein MDRRACLRWFAAAASAAAVPAWAQAGPRSSRYDFWFTRLQYDSGDWDVDARMPSNLITSLIDYTSLRVDPQERVVALADPRMMEAPFCYLAGHTLVEFNAAERQNFVRYVRNGGFVFVDDCNHDIDGLFATSFEAQMARLFGPKALKKLPNTHALYRSFFQFPEGPPATSFELNGWGDDLVHDYLKGIEVDGRLGLLYSNKDYGCEWDYDWRNKRFLAEDNTRFGVNIVMYALNH, encoded by the coding sequence ATGGATCGCCGGGCCTGCCTGCGCTGGTTCGCCGCCGCCGCTTCTGCGGCAGCGGTCCCGGCATGGGCGCAGGCAGGCCCGCGCAGCTCACGCTACGACTTCTGGTTCACCCGCCTGCAGTACGACTCCGGCGACTGGGACGTGGATGCACGCATGCCATCCAACCTGATCACCTCGTTGATCGATTACACCTCGCTGCGGGTGGACCCGCAGGAACGTGTGGTCGCGCTTGCCGATCCGCGCATGATGGAGGCACCGTTCTGCTACCTCGCCGGCCACACGCTGGTCGAATTCAACGCCGCCGAGCGGCAGAACTTCGTGCGCTATGTCCGCAATGGCGGCTTCGTGTTCGTCGATGACTGCAACCACGATATCGACGGTCTGTTCGCCACCTCGTTCGAGGCGCAGATGGCGCGGCTGTTCGGGCCGAAGGCCCTGAAGAAGCTGCCCAACACCCATGCGCTCTATCGCAGCTTCTTTCAGTTTCCGGAGGGGCCACCGGCCACCAGCTTCGAGCTCAACGGCTGGGGTGACGACCTGGTGCACGACTACCTGAAGGGCATCGAGGTGGACGGTCGGCTGGGCCTGCTTTACAGCAACAAGGATTACGGCTGCGAGTGGGACTATGACTGGCGCAACAAACGCTTCCTGGCCGAAGACAACACCCGCTTCGGCGTCAACATCGTGATGTACGCGTTGAACCATTGA
- a CDS encoding TldD/PmbA family protein: MSIFTEQQAKAILDKVIALSKADECTATLAGSINGNIRFALNNISTSGIVSDASLAVEVAFGKRVGTASINEFDDAALERVVRRAEDLARLAPENPEFIPAIGKQEYRPTPTFSESTGAIDPAFRAKVAADSILPCRQAGVIAAGFLEDGHGFTATANSKGNFGYQRTSNFDYTCTVRTEDGRGSGWVGRNLKDAADFKADQDVRIAMRKATESAEAKALEPGKYTVILEPAAAAGLISFMMRFFDARTADEGRSFLSKKGGGNKLGEQVYDSRVSLHADPWHPEAPVLPWDESGMPREKIAIIENGKIASLDYSRFWAQKQGKTANARPGNLLMSGGDKSTADLVRGTQKGILVTRTWYIRMVDPQTVLLTGLTRDGTFYIENGQIKHPVKNFRFNESPVIMLNNIDELGKPVRVAGDESSFVMMIPPMRLRDFTFTSLSDAV, encoded by the coding sequence ATGAGCATCTTCACCGAACAGCAGGCCAAGGCCATCCTCGACAAGGTCATCGCCCTGTCCAAGGCCGATGAGTGCACGGCCACCCTGGCCGGATCCATCAACGGCAACATCCGCTTCGCCTTGAACAACATCTCCACCAGCGGCATCGTCAGCGATGCGTCGCTGGCCGTCGAAGTGGCGTTCGGCAAGCGCGTCGGCACTGCCTCCATCAACGAGTTCGACGACGCCGCGCTGGAGCGCGTGGTCCGCCGTGCCGAAGACTTGGCCCGCCTGGCGCCGGAAAACCCGGAGTTCATCCCGGCCATCGGCAAGCAGGAATACCGCCCGACGCCGACCTTCAGTGAATCCACCGGTGCGATCGATCCGGCGTTCCGGGCCAAGGTCGCCGCCGATTCCATCCTGCCCTGCCGCCAGGCCGGGGTGATCGCCGCCGGCTTCCTCGAAGATGGCCATGGCTTCACCGCCACCGCCAACAGCAAGGGCAACTTCGGCTACCAGCGCACCAGCAACTTCGACTACACCTGCACGGTGCGCACCGAAGACGGCCGTGGTTCGGGCTGGGTCGGCCGCAACCTGAAGGACGCAGCGGACTTCAAGGCCGACCAGGACGTGCGCATCGCCATGCGCAAGGCCACCGAATCGGCTGAAGCCAAGGCGCTGGAACCGGGCAAGTACACGGTGATCCTGGAACCGGCCGCAGCGGCTGGCCTGATCAGCTTCATGATGCGGTTCTTCGACGCACGCACTGCAGACGAAGGCCGCAGCTTCCTGTCCAAGAAGGGCGGCGGCAACAAGCTGGGCGAGCAGGTCTACGATTCGCGGGTGAGCCTGCATGCCGACCCGTGGCACCCGGAAGCGCCGGTACTGCCGTGGGACGAAAGCGGGATGCCGCGCGAGAAGATCGCGATCATCGAGAACGGCAAGATCGCCAGCCTGGACTATTCGCGCTTCTGGGCGCAGAAGCAGGGCAAGACCGCCAACGCGCGGCCGGGCAACCTGCTGATGAGCGGTGGCGACAAGAGCACCGCCGACCTGGTGCGCGGCACGCAGAAGGGCATCCTGGTCACCCGTACGTGGTACATCCGCATGGTCGATCCACAGACCGTGCTGCTGACCGGCCTGACCCGCGATGGCACGTTCTACATCGAGAACGGGCAGATCAAGCACCCCGTGAAGAACTTCCGCTTCAACGAGTCGCCGGTGATCATGCTCAACAACATCGACGAGCTGGGCAAGCCGGTGCGCGTGGCCGGTGATGAGTCCAGCTTCGTGATGATGATCCCGCCGATGCGCCTGCGCGACTTCACGTTCACCTCGTTGTCCGACGCAGTCTGA
- a CDS encoding TldD/PmbA family protein, with protein sequence MQRRDFLALTGLTAGGLLVPSFFGKAIAAEQLQTMLDPALKKRLADVALQAARSAGATYCDVRIGRYLRQFVITREDKVQNVVNTESTGVGIRVLVNGAWGFAATNQLAVADIAKAAQQAAGIARANAGIQTAPVQLAAAPGVGEVSWRTPIRRNAMDVPIKDKVDLLLDVNAAAINAGASFVNSMMFLVNEQKYFASTDGSYIDQDVHRIWVPMTITAIDKESGKFRTREGLSSPMGMGYEYLDGAAAGKVMTPNGVVNYSSSYDMKEDAIAAAKQAREKLKAPSVKPGKYDLVLDPSHTWLTIHESVGHPLELDRVLGYEANYAGTSFATLDKREQKFQYGSELVNIFADKTQEGSLGAVAYDDEGVKCKRWDLISDGKLVDYQTIRDQAHILGKTESDGCCYADSWSSVQFQRMANVSMAPGKKPLSVDELIKDVENGIYIIGDGSFSIDQQRYNAQFGGQLYYEIKNGKITGMLEDVAYQIRTPEFWNACTAVADERDYRLGGSFFDGKGQPGQVSAVSHGSSTARFNGINVINTARSLG encoded by the coding sequence TTGCAACGACGTGACTTCCTCGCCCTCACCGGGCTTACCGCGGGCGGCCTGCTGGTGCCCTCCTTCTTCGGCAAGGCCATCGCCGCCGAACAACTGCAGACCATGCTCGACCCGGCGCTGAAGAAGCGCCTGGCCGATGTTGCCCTGCAGGCGGCGCGCAGTGCCGGCGCCACCTACTGCGACGTGCGCATCGGTCGCTACCTGCGGCAGTTCGTGATCACCCGCGAAGACAAGGTGCAGAACGTCGTCAACACCGAATCCACCGGCGTCGGCATCCGTGTGCTGGTGAACGGGGCCTGGGGCTTCGCGGCGACCAATCAGTTGGCCGTTGCCGATATCGCCAAGGCCGCGCAGCAGGCCGCGGGCATCGCCCGTGCCAATGCGGGCATCCAGACCGCCCCGGTGCAGCTCGCTGCGGCGCCTGGCGTGGGCGAGGTCAGCTGGCGCACGCCGATCCGTCGCAACGCCATGGACGTGCCGATCAAGGACAAGGTCGATCTGTTGCTGGACGTCAATGCGGCCGCCATCAACGCCGGTGCCAGCTTCGTCAATTCGATGATGTTCCTGGTCAACGAGCAGAAGTATTTCGCCTCCACCGATGGGTCGTACATCGATCAGGACGTGCACCGCATCTGGGTGCCGATGACCATCACCGCCATCGACAAGGAAAGCGGCAAGTTCCGCACCCGCGAAGGGCTGTCCTCGCCGATGGGCATGGGCTACGAGTACCTGGACGGTGCTGCGGCGGGCAAGGTCATGACGCCCAACGGCGTGGTCAACTACTCCAGCTCGTATGACATGAAGGAAGATGCGATCGCCGCGGCGAAGCAGGCCCGCGAGAAGCTGAAGGCGCCTTCGGTGAAGCCGGGCAAGTACGATCTGGTCCTGGATCCGTCGCATACCTGGCTGACCATCCACGAATCGGTCGGCCATCCGCTGGAGCTTGACCGCGTGCTCGGCTACGAGGCCAACTACGCCGGCACCAGCTTCGCCACCCTGGACAAGCGCGAGCAGAAGTTCCAGTACGGCAGCGAGCTGGTCAACATCTTCGCCGACAAGACACAGGAAGGCAGCCTGGGCGCCGTGGCGTACGACGACGAAGGCGTGAAGTGCAAGCGGTGGGACCTGATCAGCGACGGCAAGCTGGTGGACTACCAGACCATCCGCGACCAGGCCCACATCCTGGGCAAGACCGAGTCCGATGGCTGCTGCTACGCCGATTCGTGGTCCAGCGTGCAGTTCCAGCGCATGGCCAATGTGTCCATGGCGCCGGGCAAGAAGCCGCTCAGCGTCGATGAACTGATCAAGGACGTGGAGAACGGCATCTACATCATCGGTGACGGCTCGTTCTCGATCGACCAGCAGCGCTACAACGCCCAGTTCGGTGGCCAGCTGTATTACGAGATCAAGAACGGCAAGATCACCGGGATGCTGGAGGACGTGGCGTATCAGATCCGCACGCCGGAGTTCTGGAACGCCTGCACCGCCGTTGCCGATGAGCGCGACTACCGCCTGGGCGGCTCGTTCTTCGACGGCAAGGGCCAGCCGGGCCAGGTCTCGGCGGTTTCGCACGGTTCGTCCACTGCCCGTTTCAATGGCATCAACGTCATCAACACCGCACGCAGCCTCGGCTGA
- a CDS encoding TldD/PmbA family protein: protein MRRRDFLAFTGAGLAGLMLPHGRVIAAEQLLEPGDPVMGKRLADAALQAARQAGASYCDVRIGRYLSQGIITRERTVENVTNSESAGVGIRVIVDGAWGFAATHQRTPEQVVQAVAQAVAIARANARVQTRRVQLAATPGVGEVSWRTPLKKNAMAVPVQDKVGLLLDINDAALGAGADYFNSTLFLVNEQKYFASSDGSWIDQDVHRIWLPFTATAVDKASGKFRTRNGLSAPMGMGYEFLDGDRSGRFELPGGVVGYGQSYDAREDASAAARQAREKLTAPSVKAGKYDVVLDPSNLFLTIHENVGHPLELDRVLGYEANYAGTSFATLDKRDAGFRWGSDIVTFFADKTQPGSLGAVAYDDEGVKTQRWDLVRDGILVDYQATRDEAHILGREASHGCSYADSWSSVQFQRMANVSLAPGKAPLSVADMVKDVENGLYFHGRGSYSIDQQRYNAQFGAQLCYQIKEGRITGMVEDAAYQIRTPEFWNACTAICDERDFRLGGSFFDGKGQPSQVSAVSHGSSTTRFNGINIINTARSLGA from the coding sequence GTGCGACGTCGTGATTTCCTGGCCTTCACCGGTGCCGGCCTGGCCGGCCTGATGCTGCCGCATGGCCGCGTGATCGCCGCCGAGCAGCTGCTGGAGCCGGGTGACCCGGTCATGGGCAAGCGCCTGGCGGACGCGGCGCTGCAGGCAGCACGCCAGGCCGGTGCCAGCTACTGCGACGTGCGCATCGGCCGCTACCTGAGCCAGGGCATCATCACCCGCGAGCGCACCGTCGAGAACGTCACCAACAGCGAATCGGCCGGCGTCGGCATCCGCGTAATCGTCGACGGTGCATGGGGCTTTGCGGCCACTCACCAACGCACGCCCGAGCAGGTCGTGCAGGCCGTCGCGCAGGCGGTGGCCATCGCGCGTGCGAATGCGCGCGTGCAGACGCGCCGCGTCCAGCTGGCGGCCACCCCGGGCGTCGGCGAGGTCAGCTGGCGCACGCCGCTGAAGAAGAACGCCATGGCCGTGCCGGTGCAGGACAAGGTCGGCCTGCTGCTGGACATCAACGACGCCGCGCTGGGCGCCGGGGCCGACTATTTCAATTCGACGCTGTTCCTGGTCAACGAGCAGAAGTACTTCGCCTCCAGCGATGGGTCGTGGATCGACCAGGACGTGCACCGCATCTGGCTGCCCTTCACCGCCACCGCCGTGGACAAGGCCAGCGGCAAATTCCGCACCCGCAACGGGCTGTCCGCGCCGATGGGCATGGGCTACGAGTTCCTGGACGGCGACCGCAGCGGGCGTTTCGAACTGCCCGGCGGCGTGGTCGGCTACGGGCAGTCCTACGACGCACGCGAAGACGCCTCGGCCGCGGCGCGCCAGGCCCGCGAGAAGCTCACCGCGCCCTCGGTGAAGGCCGGCAAATACGATGTCGTGCTGGATCCGTCCAACCTGTTCCTGACCATCCACGAGAATGTCGGCCACCCGCTGGAGCTGGACCGCGTGCTCGGCTACGAAGCGAACTACGCCGGCACCAGTTTCGCCACGCTGGACAAGCGTGACGCCGGCTTCCGCTGGGGCAGCGACATCGTCACCTTCTTTGCCGACAAGACACAGCCGGGCAGCCTTGGCGCCGTGGCCTACGACGATGAAGGGGTCAAGACACAGCGCTGGGACCTGGTCCGCGACGGCATCCTTGTCGACTACCAGGCCACCCGCGATGAAGCCCATATCCTGGGACGCGAGGCCTCCCACGGCTGCAGCTACGCCGATTCCTGGTCCAGCGTGCAGTTCCAGCGCATGGCCAACGTGTCGCTGGCACCGGGCAAGGCACCGCTGAGCGTGGCCGACATGGTCAAGGACGTGGAGAACGGCCTGTACTTCCATGGCCGCGGCTCGTATTCCATCGACCAGCAACGCTACAACGCCCAGTTCGGCGCCCAGCTGTGCTATCAGATCAAAGAGGGCCGCATCACCGGCATGGTCGAAGATGCGGCGTACCAGATCCGCACGCCGGAGTTCTGGAACGCCTGCACGGCGATCTGCGATGAACGCGACTTCCGCCTCGGCGGCTCGTTCTTCGACGGCAAGGGCCAGCCGTCGCAGGTGTCGGCGGTCTCCCACGGTTCGTCCACCACCCGCTTCAACGGCATCAACATCATCAACACCGCGCGCAGTCTCGGCGCATGA
- a CDS encoding DUF938 domain-containing protein yields the protein MTEKPFSLACERNRDPIAAALDPLMADRRHVLEIGSGTGQHAAYFAQRWPWLQWQPSDHPDHLRGIAAWRAEAALPNLQAPFALQAELPPSPPLAVPAGIPRFDTAFSANTLHIMGWDHVQALFAGLPALLQPGALLAVYGPFNYGGAYTSDSNAQFDGWLKARDPRSGLRDAEAVQALAVAQGFVALEDLAMPANNRLLVWRLG from the coding sequence ATGACCGAAAAACCCTTCTCCCTCGCCTGTGAACGAAACCGCGATCCGATCGCGGCCGCGCTGGATCCGCTCATGGCCGATCGCCGCCACGTGCTGGAGATCGGCAGTGGCACGGGACAGCACGCTGCGTACTTCGCCCAGCGCTGGCCGTGGCTGCAGTGGCAGCCCAGCGACCACCCCGACCATCTGCGAGGCATCGCGGCGTGGCGGGCCGAGGCGGCGCTGCCCAATCTGCAGGCACCGTTCGCGCTGCAGGCCGAGCTGCCACCGTCGCCGCCGCTGGCCGTGCCTGCCGGAATCCCGCGTTTCGATACGGCGTTCAGCGCCAATACCCTGCACATCATGGGATGGGACCACGTACAGGCGCTGTTCGCGGGTTTGCCCGCGCTGCTGCAGCCCGGTGCCTTGCTCGCGGTGTACGGTCCGTTCAATTACGGCGGCGCGTACACCAGTGACAGCAACGCCCAGTTCGATGGCTGGCTGAAGGCCCGCGATCCGCGCAGTGGCCTACGCGATGCGGAGGCGGTGCAGGCACTGGCGGTGGCGCAGGGCTTCGTTGCGCTGGAAGACCTGGCGATGCCGGCCAACAACCGGCTGCTGGTGTGGCGGCTGGGCTGA